The Pseudomonas iranensis genome includes a window with the following:
- a CDS encoding GNAT family N-acetyltransferase: protein MTYSIRDASRADLPAIRDIYNDAVLNTTAIWNEQAVDLGNRQAWFDARQLQAYPILVIVDRENAVLGYASFGDWRPFDGFRHTVEHSVYVRSDQRGNGLGPQLMTALIERARACGKHVMVAAIESGNAASIRLHERAGFSVTGQMPQVGTKFGRWLDLTFMQLTLNPGAQPPGAHKE from the coding sequence ATGACTTACAGCATTCGCGATGCGAGCCGGGCCGACCTGCCGGCGATTCGCGACATCTACAACGACGCCGTGCTCAACACCACGGCGATCTGGAATGAACAAGCGGTCGACCTCGGCAATCGCCAGGCATGGTTCGACGCGCGGCAGTTGCAGGCGTATCCGATTCTGGTGATCGTCGACCGTGAAAACGCAGTGCTGGGTTACGCCTCGTTCGGCGACTGGCGCCCGTTCGATGGCTTCCGCCACACCGTCGAGCACTCGGTGTACGTGCGCAGCGATCAACGCGGCAACGGCCTCGGCCCGCAACTGATGACTGCCCTGATCGAACGCGCCAGAGCCTGCGGCAAACACGTCATGGTCGCCGCCATCGAAAGCGGCAACGCTGCCTCGATCCGCCTGCACGAGCGCGCCGGTTTCAGCGTCACCGGGCAGATGCCGCAAGTGGGCACCAAGTTCGGCCGCTGGCTCGATCTGACCTTCATGCAGTTGACCCTCAATCCCGGCGCACAGCCGCCGGGTGCTCACAAGGAGTGA
- a CDS encoding PsiF family protein translates to MKMLRVPLLMIGLLVCSQGFAATAQQNKMTTCNADATAKSLKGDERKAFMSTCLKAAPAANDGKELTPQQQKMTTCNADAKTKALAGDARKAFMSECLKKK, encoded by the coding sequence ATGAAGATGTTGCGTGTGCCGTTGTTGATGATCGGGCTGCTTGTGTGTTCCCAGGGTTTCGCCGCCACGGCGCAACAGAACAAGATGACCACCTGCAATGCCGATGCGACCGCCAAAAGCCTGAAGGGCGATGAGCGCAAGGCGTTCATGAGTACCTGCCTGAAAGCGGCGCCAGCGGCCAACGATGGCAAGGAGCTGACCCCGCAGCAGCAGAAGATGACCACCTGCAATGCCGATGCGAAAACCAAGGCGCTGGCCGGCGATGCGCGCAAGGCGTTCATGAGTGAGTGTCTGAAAAAAAAGTGA
- the urtE gene encoding urea ABC transporter ATP-binding subunit UrtE — translation MLQVDKLHQYYGGSHILRGLSFDVKVGEVTCLLGRNGVGKTTLLKCLMGLLPAKEGAVNWEGKPITTFKPHQRVHAGIAYVPQGREIFGRLTVEENLLMGLSRFPGSEAKEVPGFIYELFPVLLQMKQRRGGDLSGGQQQQLAIGRALASRPRLLILDEPTEGIQPSVIKEIGAVIKQLAARGDMAILLVEQFYDFAAELADQYLVMSRGEIVQQGRGENMEAEGVRGLVTI, via the coding sequence ATGCTGCAAGTCGACAAGCTGCATCAGTACTACGGCGGTAGCCACATCCTGCGCGGCCTGAGCTTTGACGTGAAGGTCGGTGAAGTCACCTGCCTGCTCGGCCGTAACGGCGTGGGCAAGACCACCCTGCTCAAGTGCCTGATGGGCCTGCTGCCGGCCAAGGAAGGTGCGGTGAACTGGGAAGGCAAACCGATCACCACGTTCAAACCGCATCAGCGTGTGCATGCCGGTATCGCCTACGTGCCGCAGGGCCGTGAGATCTTCGGGCGCCTGACGGTAGAAGAAAATCTGCTGATGGGCCTGTCGCGCTTTCCAGGCTCAGAAGCCAAAGAAGTTCCAGGTTTCATCTACGAACTATTCCCGGTGCTGCTACAAATGAAGCAGCGCCGTGGCGGCGATCTGTCCGGTGGTCAGCAACAGCAACTGGCGATCGGCCGCGCATTGGCCAGCCGCCCGCGCCTGCTGATTCTTGATGAGCCGACCGAAGGCATTCAACCGTCGGTGATCAAAGAAATCGGCGCGGTGATCAAGCAGCTCGCGGCGCGCGGTGACATGGCGATTCTGCTGGTCGAGCAGTTCTACGATTTCGCCGCCGAGCTGGCCGATCAATACCTGGTGATGTCACGGGGCGAGATCGTTCAGCAGGGTCGCGGTGAAAATATGGAGGCCGAGGGTGTACGCGGGCTGGTCACGATCTAA
- a CDS encoding AI-2E family transporter → MPTFSQRHVVFWVSCIIIFGGLLLVLPLRLLPSLLAGLLVFELVNMLTPQLQRLIEGRRARWLAVALLGTLVVSALALIFAGAISFLLHEAENPGASLDKFMGVVDRARGQLPPFIDAYLPASAAEFRVAIGEWASKHLADLQLVGKDAAHMFVTLLIGMVLGAIIALQRIPDVTKRKPLAAALFDRLHLLVQAFRNIVFAQIKISLLNTVFTGIFLAVILPMFGIKLPLTKTLIVLTFLLGLLPVIGNLMSNTLITIVGLSLSIWVAIAALGYLIVIHKLEYFLNARIVGGQISAKSWELLLAMLVFEAAFGLPGVVAGPIYYAYLKSELKLGGMV, encoded by the coding sequence ATGCCAACGTTTTCTCAGCGTCATGTTGTGTTCTGGGTCAGTTGCATCATCATTTTTGGCGGTTTGCTGTTGGTGCTGCCGCTGCGCCTGTTGCCGAGCCTGCTGGCCGGGTTGCTGGTGTTCGAGCTGGTCAACATGCTCACCCCGCAACTGCAACGGCTGATCGAAGGGCGGCGTGCGCGCTGGCTGGCGGTGGCGCTGCTCGGCACGCTGGTGGTGAGTGCGCTGGCGCTGATCTTCGCCGGCGCCATCAGTTTCCTCCTGCATGAAGCGGAAAACCCCGGCGCCTCGCTCGATAAATTCATGGGCGTGGTCGATCGCGCGCGCGGGCAGTTGCCGCCGTTCATCGATGCTTATCTGCCGGCCAGCGCGGCGGAATTTCGCGTGGCGATCGGCGAGTGGGCGAGCAAGCATCTGGCCGACCTGCAACTGGTCGGCAAGGACGCTGCGCACATGTTCGTCACCCTGCTGATCGGCATGGTCCTCGGCGCGATCATCGCCCTGCAGCGCATCCCCGACGTGACCAAGCGCAAGCCGCTGGCCGCCGCTTTGTTCGACCGTTTGCATCTGCTGGTGCAGGCGTTTCGCAATATCGTCTTCGCGCAGATCAAGATTTCCCTGCTCAACACCGTGTTCACCGGGATCTTCCTCGCGGTCATCCTGCCGATGTTCGGCATCAAGCTGCCGCTGACCAAAACCCTGATCGTGCTGACCTTCCTGCTCGGCCTGCTGCCGGTGATCGGCAACCTGATGTCGAACACGCTGATCACCATCGTCGGTCTGTCGCTGTCGATCTGGGTAGCGATCGCCGCGCTGGGCTACCTGATCGTGATCCACAAGCTCGAATACTTCCTCAACGCACGCATCGTCGGCGGGCAGATCAGTGCCAAGTCGTGGGAGTTGCTTCTGGCGATGCTGGTGTTCGAAGCCGCGTTCGGTTTGCCGGGGGTGGTGGCGGGGCCGATTTATTACGCGTATCTGAAGAGTGAGTTGAAGCTCGGAGGAATGGTCTAG
- a CDS encoding DnaJ C-terminal domain-containing protein — translation MDFKDYYKILGVEPTADDKAIKAAYRKLARKYHPDVSKEKDAEAKFKDASEAYEALKSADKRAEYDELRRYGQHGQPFQGPPGWQSRGGFGGGGGDTGDFSDFFSSIFGNRGPGFGGAESRQSRGRRGQDVEMELPVFLEETLSNESKKVTFQVPQYNAHGQHVSNTSKSLNVKIPAGVTDGERIRLKGQGAPGIGGGANGDLYLTIRFAPHPKFDVEGENLIITLPLAPWELALGTEVAVPTLTGKINLKVPAGSQNGQRMRAKGHGLLNKAGERGYLFVQLKAVMPKASDDEVKALWQELAKKAAFNPRENF, via the coding sequence ATGGACTTCAAAGACTATTACAAGATACTCGGCGTGGAGCCGACAGCCGACGACAAGGCCATCAAGGCGGCCTATCGCAAGCTGGCGCGCAAATACCACCCCGATGTCAGCAAGGAAAAAGACGCCGAGGCCAAGTTCAAGGACGCCTCGGAAGCCTATGAAGCGCTGAAAAGCGCCGACAAACGCGCCGAATATGACGAACTGCGCCGTTATGGCCAGCACGGTCAGCCGTTCCAGGGCCCGCCGGGCTGGCAGAGCCGTGGCGGCTTCGGCGGTGGCGGTGGCGACACGGGCGACTTCTCGGACTTCTTCAGTTCGATCTTCGGCAATCGCGGCCCCGGTTTCGGTGGCGCCGAGAGCCGCCAATCACGCGGACGCCGAGGGCAAGACGTGGAAATGGAACTGCCGGTCTTCCTCGAAGAAACCCTGTCGAACGAATCGAAGAAAGTCACCTTTCAGGTGCCGCAATACAACGCGCACGGCCAGCATGTCAGCAACACCAGCAAGAGCCTGAACGTGAAGATTCCGGCCGGCGTGACCGATGGCGAGCGAATTCGCCTGAAGGGCCAGGGCGCACCGGGAATCGGTGGCGGGGCGAATGGCGATCTGTACCTGACCATTCGGTTCGCGCCGCACCCGAAATTCGATGTCGAAGGCGAAAACCTGATCATCACCTTGCCCCTGGCTCCGTGGGAATTGGCATTGGGCACCGAAGTGGCCGTGCCGACCCTGACCGGCAAGATCAACCTCAAGGTGCCGGCCGGCAGCCAGAATGGCCAGCGCATGCGCGCCAAGGGCCACGGCCTGCTGAACAAGGCCGGCGAACGCGGTTATCTGTTCGTGCAGCTCAAGGCCGTGATGCCCAAAGCCTCCGACGATGAGGTCAAGGCGCTGTGGCAGGAACTGGCGAAGAAAGCCGCCTTCAATCCGCGAGAGAACTTCTGA
- the ureA gene encoding urease subunit gamma — protein MDLTPREKDKLLIFTAGLVAERRLARGVKLNYPEAMAYISAALLEGARDGQTVAELMHYGTTLLSREQVMEGIAEMIPEIQVEATFPDGTKLVTVHQPIV, from the coding sequence ATGGACCTGACCCCACGCGAAAAAGACAAGCTGCTGATCTTCACCGCCGGCCTCGTCGCCGAGCGGCGGCTGGCCCGTGGCGTGAAACTCAATTACCCGGAAGCCATGGCCTACATCTCCGCCGCCCTGCTCGAGGGCGCCCGCGACGGCCAGACCGTGGCCGAGCTGATGCACTACGGCACCACCCTGCTCAGCCGCGAGCAAGTGATGGAAGGCATCGCGGAAATGATCCCGGAAATCCAGGTCGAGGCGACGTTCCCCGACGGCACCAAACTGGTCACCGTTCACCAGCCGATCGTCTGA
- a CDS encoding SET domain-containing protein, whose amino-acid sequence MPTIAALAIPVSTTQILQGSLSMPVKPKPPKPGTVDVNTPAHTPVDATAHGLETLRITPDPFIRQTAHDTPGSGGGTRQVETTAATPTVQVHPSSSSATRTSTAESISLQHYLVPSTTALPDADAQGFRVFKGRQYADLHNGGTVLLGVDGETGLYRARLPSEARASGPVLAFDPLNNHWYPLQDFTASAHGAAPMPRKSRGVNRQSDEEFESALEELPHDSDGANEVFYLASESMPVKPWTADELWAMRSETRYSFLANQLGTYNRANNGKYPLRDTAGRPIRISKLQTKVRFENGDLYTSEQIKPYIKFEGFEDVARLYEEKLQWRVFTEADVKVPGERALVGQSMVVANRRIAKGEALGVYGGAITPARFVQPHEQTFTMLAGMRLKYGAGEFIPDPLAILGDNIMSRINSNFEYDATGKPVRQAKEGYNVELVPFDVEAQQWIGKQLVTKDFILNAVFASQDIPAGTELRLDYNYSEQQMSWAFP is encoded by the coding sequence ATGCCGACTATCGCAGCGCTGGCCATCCCGGTCAGCACTACGCAAATTTTGCAAGGAAGCCTGTCCATGCCAGTCAAACCCAAGCCGCCCAAGCCGGGCACAGTCGATGTAAACACCCCAGCGCACACACCTGTTGATGCAACCGCACATGGCCTTGAAACGCTGCGGATCACGCCCGATCCGTTCATTCGCCAGACGGCGCACGATACGCCCGGATCCGGTGGCGGCACGCGGCAAGTCGAGACAACAGCCGCAACGCCGACCGTGCAGGTTCATCCCTCATCGTCCAGCGCTACGAGAACCTCGACGGCCGAAAGCATTTCTCTGCAGCACTATCTGGTTCCATCCACGACGGCCTTGCCAGATGCCGATGCACAGGGATTTCGTGTTTTCAAGGGGCGCCAATACGCCGACCTGCACAATGGCGGTACCGTGCTGCTCGGCGTCGATGGCGAAACGGGCCTGTACCGGGCCAGACTCCCCAGCGAGGCGCGAGCGTCCGGGCCCGTTCTGGCGTTCGATCCGCTGAACAATCACTGGTATCCGCTGCAGGATTTCACAGCGTCTGCGCACGGGGCCGCACCCATGCCGCGAAAAAGCCGCGGGGTAAACCGGCAGAGCGATGAGGAGTTCGAGTCGGCACTCGAAGAGCTGCCCCATGATTCCGATGGCGCCAATGAGGTGTTTTATCTGGCCTCTGAATCCATGCCGGTCAAACCCTGGACGGCAGATGAACTGTGGGCGATGCGCAGCGAAACCCGTTATTCATTCCTGGCCAATCAACTGGGCACCTACAACCGCGCCAACAACGGCAAGTACCCGCTCAGAGACACCGCTGGCAGGCCGATTCGCATCAGTAAACTGCAAACCAAAGTGCGTTTCGAAAACGGTGACCTTTACACGTCTGAGCAGATCAAGCCCTACATCAAGTTCGAAGGTTTCGAAGATGTCGCGCGGCTGTATGAAGAAAAGCTGCAATGGCGAGTGTTCACCGAAGCTGACGTCAAAGTCCCTGGCGAGCGGGCTTTGGTCGGTCAGTCCATGGTGGTAGCCAACCGGCGTATTGCCAAAGGCGAGGCGCTGGGGGTCTACGGTGGTGCGATAACGCCGGCACGCTTCGTCCAGCCCCATGAGCAGACTTTCACCATGCTGGCAGGCATGCGCTTGAAGTATGGCGCCGGAGAATTCATCCCCGACCCGCTGGCAATACTGGGGGACAACATCATGTCCCGAATCAACTCCAACTTCGAATATGACGCGACGGGCAAACCTGTCCGCCAGGCGAAGGAGGGGTACAACGTCGAACTCGTGCCGTTCGATGTCGAGGCGCAACAGTGGATAGGCAAACAACTGGTGACCAAGGACTTTATCCTCAATGCCGTGTTCGCCTCCCAGGACATACCGGCAGGAACCGAGCTGCGTCTGGACTACAACTACAGCGAACAACAGATGTCGTGGGCGTTTCCTTGA
- a CDS encoding GNAT family N-acetyltransferase, translating to MNAAQLRRVNAESFAHYRQGLIDLLLDAVGYGASVGFMADLDAAQARAYFDEVQDNINKGSTLLWVVVKDEQVLASVQLGLCQKANGLNRAEVQKLLVREHARRRGLGQQLMQALELEAPKHKRGMLYLDTEAGSPAEDFYKALGYVRAGEIPDYACDPNGTYRPTALYYKVLQGAQR from the coding sequence ATGAACGCCGCCCAGTTGCGCCGCGTCAACGCTGAGAGCTTTGCCCACTATCGCCAGGGCCTGATCGATCTGCTGCTCGACGCCGTCGGTTACGGCGCCAGCGTCGGCTTCATGGCCGACCTCGATGCCGCGCAGGCGCGCGCGTATTTCGATGAGGTGCAGGACAACATCAACAAGGGCAGCACGCTGCTCTGGGTGGTGGTGAAGGACGAGCAGGTGCTGGCCAGCGTGCAACTGGGCCTGTGCCAGAAGGCCAATGGTCTGAACCGCGCCGAAGTGCAGAAACTGCTGGTGCGCGAACACGCGCGGCGCCGTGGCCTCGGCCAGCAACTGATGCAGGCGCTGGAACTCGAAGCGCCCAAGCACAAGCGCGGCATGCTCTATCTCGACACCGAGGCCGGCTCGCCGGCGGAAGATTTCTACAAGGCGCTGGGCTACGTGCGCGCCGGCGAAATTCCCGATTACGCCTGCGATCCCAACGGCACCTATCGCCCGACCGCTCTCTATTACAAAGTCCTGCAAGGAGCCCAGCGATGA
- a CDS encoding chaperone modulator CbpM, with translation MSSPLIVQLDLAEFCEAADLSDVYVIEIVEHGILEPQGAQPREWRFTDYELALAKRAAKLRRDLELEWEGVALALDLLEEVRELRAENRMLRQRLGRLVVE, from the coding sequence ATGAGCAGCCCCCTGATCGTTCAACTGGACCTGGCAGAATTCTGTGAGGCGGCCGATTTGTCGGACGTCTACGTGATCGAAATCGTCGAGCACGGCATCCTCGAACCTCAGGGCGCGCAGCCCCGGGAATGGCGCTTCACCGATTACGAATTGGCCTTGGCCAAGCGTGCGGCGAAGCTGCGCCGTGATCTGGAACTGGAGTGGGAAGGCGTCGCGCTGGCGCTGGATCTGCTGGAAGAGGTGCGCGAATTGCGCGCCGAGAACCGCATGCTGCGCCAGCGCTTGGGGCGGTTGGTGGTGGAATAG
- a CDS encoding urease subunit beta — MIPGQYQIQPGDIELNVGRRTVSLKVANSGDRPIQVGSHFHFFETNDALTFDRAASRGMRLNIPAGTAVRFEPGQSREVELVDYAGHRRVFGFAGRIMGDL, encoded by the coding sequence ATGATTCCTGGCCAATACCAGATCCAGCCCGGCGACATCGAACTCAACGTCGGCCGCCGCACCGTGAGCCTGAAAGTCGCCAACAGTGGTGACCGGCCGATCCAGGTCGGTTCGCACTTTCACTTTTTCGAAACCAACGACGCGCTGACCTTCGACCGTGCCGCCAGTCGCGGCATGCGCCTGAATATTCCGGCGGGCACGGCGGTGCGCTTTGAGCCTGGGCAAAGCCGTGAAGTCGAGCTGGTCGATTACGCCGGACATCGCCGGGTGTTCGGCTTTGCCGGACGCATCATGGGTGATCTCTAA
- a CDS encoding urease accessory protein UreD, with amino-acid sequence MNSIVAPALFTPSWHAELELAYARFGDCTRPVMRRHLGPLRVQKHLYAEGPEVCQHIIVHPPGGIAGGDRLDISARVEHNAWAQITSPGAAKWYRAGGPAYQQLDLQVAAGATLEWLPQETIVYSAAQAELSTTIELEGDARLFYWDVVALGRPASGERFDLGHFQAHLDIRRDGQLLWHERQRIVGADGLLDSPIGLDGNPVFATMLVTGEIEAELLERCRSLGHEVRGDLTQLPGLLVARCLASEALLARAWLIDLWRLLRPVLLGREAIAPRIWST; translated from the coding sequence ATGAATTCGATTGTTGCACCTGCCCTGTTTACCCCGAGCTGGCACGCCGAGCTGGAACTGGCCTACGCGCGCTTCGGCGATTGCACGCGCCCGGTCATGCGTCGTCACCTCGGCCCGCTGCGCGTGCAAAAGCATCTGTACGCCGAAGGCCCCGAGGTCTGCCAGCACATCATCGTCCACCCACCGGGCGGAATTGCCGGTGGTGATCGGCTCGATATCAGCGCGCGCGTCGAACACAACGCCTGGGCGCAAATTACCAGCCCCGGCGCTGCCAAGTGGTATCGCGCCGGTGGGCCGGCGTATCAGCAGCTCGACTTGCAAGTCGCTGCCGGTGCGACTCTGGAATGGCTGCCGCAGGAAACCATCGTCTACAGCGCCGCGCAGGCTGAGTTGAGCACAACGATCGAGCTCGAAGGCGATGCGCGGCTGTTCTACTGGGACGTGGTGGCGCTCGGTCGTCCGGCCAGCGGCGAGCGTTTTGACCTCGGGCATTTTCAGGCGCACCTGGACATCCGCCGCGATGGTCAGTTGCTCTGGCACGAACGGCAGCGCATTGTCGGTGCGGACGGTTTACTCGACTCGCCGATCGGCCTGGATGGCAATCCGGTGTTCGCAACGATGCTGGTCACCGGTGAGATTGAGGCCGAGTTGCTGGAGCGCTGCCGCTCGCTGGGGCATGAGGTACGCGGGGATTTGACCCAACTGCCGGGGTTGCTGGTGGCGCGGTGTCTGGCCAGTGAGGCGTTGCTCGCTCGCGCCTGGCTGATTGATTTATGGCGACTGCTAAGGCCTGTGCTGCTGGGCCGCGAAGCTATCGCGCCAAGAATATGGAGCACCTGA
- a CDS encoding Hsp70 family protein, giving the protein MKDASPARACGIDFGTSNSTVGWLRPGMDTMIALEDDKITLPSVIFFNIEERRPVYGRLALHEYLEGYEGRLMRSLKSLLGSKLIKHDTSVLGTAMPFKDLLGLFIGQLKSRAETAAGREFEQVVLGRPVFFVDDDPLADQEAEDTLVEVARKIGFKEVSFQYEPIAAAFDYESTIEKEELVLIVDIGGGTSDFSLVRLSPERRGVDNRHDDILATGGVHIGGTDFDKQLSLQGLMPLFGYGSRMKSGAYMPTSHHMNLATWHTINSVYSQKSTLALGSMRYDIEDTGGIDRLFKLIEQRAGHWLAMEVEETKIQLTHADSRHVPLDRIEAGLSVELSRALFESAIEALLERVRGSVTQLLNDAGVAVDQVDTVFFTGGSSGIPALRNSVSAMLPNARHVEGNIFGSIGSGLAIEARKRYGV; this is encoded by the coding sequence ATGAAAGACGCCTCTCCAGCCCGTGCCTGCGGCATCGACTTCGGCACGTCCAACTCCACCGTCGGCTGGCTGCGCCCCGGCATGGACACCATGATCGCGCTGGAAGACGACAAGATCACCCTGCCGTCGGTGATCTTCTTCAACATCGAGGAACGTCGCCCGGTCTACGGTCGCCTGGCCTTGCACGAGTATCTGGAAGGCTACGAAGGCCGGCTGATGCGCTCGTTGAAAAGCCTGCTCGGCTCCAAGCTGATCAAGCACGACACCAGCGTCCTCGGCACGGCGATGCCGTTCAAGGATCTGCTCGGGCTGTTCATCGGCCAGCTCAAGAGTCGCGCCGAAACCGCCGCCGGTCGGGAATTCGAGCAAGTGGTGCTGGGCCGCCCGGTGTTCTTCGTCGACGACGATCCGCTCGCCGACCAGGAAGCCGAAGACACTTTGGTCGAAGTGGCTCGCAAGATCGGCTTCAAAGAGGTGTCGTTCCAGTACGAGCCGATCGCGGCGGCATTCGACTACGAGTCGACCATCGAGAAAGAAGAGCTGGTGCTGATCGTCGACATCGGCGGTGGTACCTCTGACTTCTCGCTGGTACGTCTTTCGCCCGAGCGTCGCGGTGTCGACAACCGTCATGACGACATCCTCGCCACTGGCGGCGTGCACATCGGCGGGACCGACTTCGACAAACAGCTCAGCCTGCAAGGCCTGATGCCGCTGTTCGGCTACGGCAGCCGGATGAAGAGCGGCGCCTACATGCCAACCAGCCACCACATGAACCTGGCGACCTGGCACACGATCAACTCGGTGTACTCGCAGAAGTCCACGCTGGCGCTGGGCAGCATGCGCTACGACATCGAAGACACCGGCGGCATCGATCGCCTGTTCAAGCTGATCGAACAGCGCGCCGGCCACTGGCTGGCGATGGAAGTGGAAGAAACCAAGATTCAGCTGACCCACGCCGACAGCCGCCACGTGCCGCTTGACCGCATCGAAGCCGGGCTGAGCGTCGAGCTGAGCCGCGCGCTGTTCGAATCGGCGATCGAGGCCTTGCTGGAGCGTGTGCGCGGCAGCGTTACGCAATTGCTCAATGATGCCGGCGTGGCGGTCGATCAGGTCGACACGGTGTTCTTCACTGGTGGTTCGAGCGGCATCCCGGCCCTGCGCAACAGCGTCTCGGCGATGCTGCCGAACGCGCGGCATGTCGAAGGCAACATCTTTGGCAGCATTGGTAGCGGTTTGGCGATTGAAGCCCGCAAACGCTATGGCGTTTAG
- the ureC gene encoding urease subunit alpha — MKISRQAYADMFGPTVGDKVRLADTELWIEVEKDFTTYGEEVKFGGGKVIRDGQGQSQLLAAEVVDTLITNALIIDHWGIVKADVGLKDGRIAAIGKAGNPDVQPNVTIAIGAGTEVIAGEGMILTAGGIDTHIHFICPQQIEEALMSGVTTMIGGGTGPATGTNATTCTSGPWHLARMLQAADAFPMNIGLTGKGNASLPEPLIEQVKAGAIGLKLHEDWGTTPASIDNCLNVADQYDVQVAIHTDTLNESGFVETTLGAFKGRTIHTYHTEGAGGGHAPDIIKACGFPNVLPSSTNPTRPFTRNTIDEHLDMLMVCHHLDPSIAEDVAFAESRIRRETIAAEDILHDLGAFSMISSDSQAMGRVGEVITRTWQTADKMKKQRGPLPQDGEGNDNFRAKRYIAKYTINPAITHGISHEVGSIEVGKWADLVLWRPAFFGVKPTLILKGGAIAASLMGDANASIPTPQPVHYRPMFASYGGSLHATSLTFISQAAHEAGLPQALGLKKKIGVVKGCRDVQKTDLIHNDYLPDIDVDPQTYQVKADGVLLWCEPAETLPMAQRYFLF; from the coding sequence ATGAAAATCTCCAGACAAGCCTACGCCGACATGTTCGGCCCCACCGTCGGCGACAAGGTGCGCCTGGCCGATACCGAGCTGTGGATCGAAGTCGAGAAGGACTTCACCACCTACGGCGAGGAAGTGAAGTTCGGTGGCGGCAAAGTCATCCGCGATGGCCAGGGTCAGAGCCAGTTGCTCGCCGCCGAAGTCGTCGACACGCTGATCACCAACGCGCTGATCATCGACCACTGGGGCATCGTCAAGGCCGACGTCGGCCTCAAGGACGGGCGCATCGCCGCGATCGGCAAGGCCGGCAACCCCGATGTGCAGCCCAACGTGACCATCGCCATCGGCGCCGGCACCGAAGTGATTGCCGGCGAAGGCATGATCCTCACCGCTGGCGGCATCGACACGCATATCCACTTCATCTGCCCGCAGCAGATCGAAGAAGCGCTGATGAGCGGCGTCACCACCATGATCGGCGGCGGCACCGGGCCGGCCACCGGCACCAACGCCACCACCTGCACCTCCGGCCCGTGGCATCTGGCGCGCATGCTCCAGGCCGCCGATGCTTTCCCGATGAACATCGGTCTGACCGGCAAGGGTAACGCCAGCCTGCCGGAGCCGTTGATCGAACAGGTCAAGGCCGGCGCCATCGGCCTCAAACTGCACGAGGACTGGGGCACCACCCCGGCGAGCATCGACAACTGCCTCAACGTCGCCGACCAGTACGACGTGCAGGTGGCGATCCACACCGACACCCTCAACGAATCCGGTTTTGTCGAAACCACCCTCGGCGCATTCAAGGGCCGCACCATCCACACTTATCACACGGAAGGCGCCGGTGGCGGCCACGCGCCGGACATCATCAAGGCCTGCGGCTTCCCCAACGTGCTGCCGAGCTCGACCAACCCGACCCGGCCGTTCACTCGTAACACCATCGACGAACACCTCGACATGCTGATGGTCTGCCACCACCTCGACCCGAGCATCGCCGAAGACGTCGCGTTTGCCGAAAGCCGTATCCGCCGCGAAACGATCGCCGCCGAAGACATCCTCCACGACCTCGGCGCGTTCTCGATGATCAGCTCCGACAGTCAGGCCATGGGCCGCGTCGGTGAAGTCATCACGCGCACCTGGCAGACCGCCGACAAGATGAAAAAACAGCGCGGCCCACTGCCCCAGGACGGTGAGGGCAACGACAACTTCCGCGCCAAGCGTTACATCGCCAAGTACACGATCAACCCGGCGATTACCCACGGCATCAGCCATGAAGTCGGCTCGATCGAAGTCGGCAAGTGGGCCGATCTGGTGCTGTGGCGCCCGGCGTTCTTTGGTGTGAAGCCGACGCTGATTCTCAAGGGCGGCGCGATTGCCGCGAGCCTGATGGGCGACGCCAACGCCTCGATTCCCACGCCGCAACCGGTGCACTACCGCCCGATGTTCGCCAGCTACGGCGGCTCGCTGCACGCCACCAGCCTGACCTTTATCAGCCAGGCGGCGCACGAAGCGGGATTGCCGCAAGCGTTGGGGTTGAAGAAGAAAATCGGCGTGGTCAAAGGCTGTCGCGACGTGCAGAAAACCGACCTGATCCACAACGACTATCTGCCGGATATCGATGTTGATCCGCAGACCTATCAGGTCAAGGCCGATGGCGTGTTGCTGTGGTGCGAGCCGGCGGAAACGTTGCCGATGGCGCAGCGCTATTTTCTGTTTTGA